A stretch of the Luteimonas sp. JM171 genome encodes the following:
- a CDS encoding YadA-like family protein: MDSTAIGFFSHAEAAGSVALGVDSVADRENTVSVGSAGNERQIANVADGTEATDAVNLGQLEAVTSDTHYFAATGDGEAFATGLDATASGSDAFAEGDYSTATGSASWALGEGASAFGSGAQAWGQYATASGFNAYAEGDSTTAVGGWLYYEDPATGDVLLDATTTAFEVGASAFGAGAQALGAFSTASGAAAEAGGLQATATGYSSSASGNYSTASGGFSSAGDVGATALGYGADASAGYATAVGTAAWAQGVSSVAVGEYSEATGAESVAVGGTVFGFIPSRASGAGAAAFGAGAWATGDESTALGWISSADGDYSTAVGAASWAEAADSTVVGYGGYASAENSVALGAGSVADRADSVSVGSAGGERQITNVAAGTEGTDAVNVEQLTDAIAAVDTEGNRFFDASAGVDEAGVGASADGEYATAGGELASASGDLSVAMGALSDASGWGATAVGVESVASGELAAAFGGAAEAFGDFSTALGGFSTAAGYNSTALGNFATATADNSVALGADSVADRDNTVSVGSEGSERQITNVAAGTEGTDAVNLGQLEEATAYNQYFRATGEGEAWAVGEDATAAGSNAWAGGDYSTAVGSTAEAWMEGASAFGSGAFALEENATALGFNTVAGGIDAVALGSYAEAYGEQSIALGSQAYAAETGASAIGAGAVAEGAYSTATGSEASASGLQGTATGFRSEASGDGSAAYGGYSVAQGFGASALGYGANALADGATAVGFAADASGESSVAVGEAAIASGFNSVAVGGASFFGLLPTEATGDYATAVGAGSWAPGANGTALGSLSMATGVDSLAVGADAFASAEGAVALGVGSEADRDYSVSVGSAGNERQITNVAAGTEATDAVNLGQLEAVTGDTHYFAASGEGQAWATGDDATASGSDAFAEGDFSTATGATSFAVGQGASAFGSGAQAWGQYATASGYNAVAEGDSSTAVGGWLYYEDPATGEVLLDQTTTALEAGASAFGAGAQALGAFSTATGAASTAEGLQATATGYSSTASGLASTANGGFSEATGEFSTALGYGAVASNTRTTAVGISAEASGLNATAVGNTATASGSAGVAVGSSSSASGVNGTAVGGTAWATGEDATALGQFAWATRAGATALGQDTFAYADGATAVGASAWSNGVNSVALGSGSRASADNVVSVGNGTGNSGFPATRRIVNVSDGVDDNDAVNVGQMGEFVAEANRHFQATGEADAYALGEESTAAGANAYAEADYSTAVGSASSAFELGASAFGSGALAGQQQATAVGFNASAAGSNSSAFGAGADAYGDASTAVGGQGEAFDEFGWPIEDSEGNPVLVAATAADRGTAVGAGAQSTGTGSASLGYGARAEGEFSLAGGHKAHAQGGYTVSLGDNSRANGDQSTATGSYAWATESGSTALGSFAWATGEEATAVGVDSYATGRRSVSIGSGSWSPGVSSVAVGRGAFGYDDYTVAVGHQALGNDIHAIAVGTNSLANAESAIAIGAGATVAATAPNSVALGSGSVAERERTLSVGSVGNERQITNVAAGTQDTDAVNLGQLNAVADGVTALADSAVVYDDDSRGAITLAGEEGTLVTNLADGEVSAESTDAVTGSQLFETNERVGVVEGRVDDLDVRIGDVEGMASNAISYDDDSRAVATLDGEGGTRLTNLAPGLIRNGSSDAVTGGQVFASMGTIATALGGGTVVDANGRLIGTVYSVQGNYYGNVGEALAALDTHLEGFGNRLSGVEAIVRSAQGPGNGRVAVGGAGRAQLGAEDINAIAAGDDAYAHGPNDIAIGGNAKVNADGSTAVGSNATITADATNAVAIGEGTSVSAASGTAVGQGASVTAEGAVALGQGSVADRANTVSVGAEGSERQIVNVAAGTADTDAANVGQVNAAAAQSRSYTDTVATQTLSSANAYTDQQFAVWNDNFEAFRGDVERRFHDVDRRLDRQGAMSAAMLNMATSAAGIRTQNRIGVGVGFQSGESALSVGYQRAISERATITFGGAFSGDESSVGIGAGFGW; encoded by the coding sequence GTGGATTCGACCGCGATCGGCTTCTTCTCCCACGCCGAGGCCGCCGGTTCGGTGGCGCTGGGCGTGGATTCGGTGGCCGACCGTGAGAACACGGTGTCGGTGGGCAGCGCGGGCAACGAGCGCCAGATCGCGAACGTGGCCGACGGCACCGAGGCGACGGACGCGGTGAACCTGGGCCAGCTGGAAGCGGTGACCTCGGACACGCACTACTTCGCCGCCACCGGCGATGGTGAAGCGTTCGCGACGGGCCTGGACGCGACCGCCTCCGGTTCGGACGCCTTCGCGGAAGGCGACTACAGCACCGCGACCGGCTCGGCGAGTTGGGCCTTGGGCGAGGGCGCCTCGGCGTTCGGCAGCGGAGCCCAGGCCTGGGGCCAATACGCCACCGCCTCGGGCTTCAATGCGTATGCAGAGGGTGATTCAACGACCGCGGTTGGGGGCTGGCTGTATTACGAGGATCCGGCCACCGGCGACGTGCTGCTCGATGCCACCACCACGGCATTTGAAGTCGGCGCGTCGGCATTCGGTGCCGGTGCGCAGGCGCTGGGTGCGTTCAGCACCGCCAGCGGCGCCGCCGCCGAAGCCGGCGGCCTCCAGGCCACCGCCACGGGTTACAGCAGCTCGGCAAGCGGGAACTACAGCACCGCCAGCGGCGGCTTCAGCTCTGCGGGCGATGTGGGCGCCACCGCGCTTGGTTACGGCGCCGACGCCAGCGCCGGCTACGCCACCGCCGTGGGCACGGCGGCGTGGGCGCAGGGTGTCTCCAGTGTGGCGGTGGGCGAGTACAGCGAAGCCACCGGCGCGGAAAGCGTTGCGGTGGGCGGCACCGTGTTCGGCTTCATCCCGTCCCGGGCTTCGGGCGCCGGGGCGGCCGCGTTCGGCGCCGGTGCCTGGGCGACCGGTGACGAATCCACCGCCCTGGGCTGGATCAGCAGCGCCGACGGCGATTATTCCACCGCGGTTGGCGCGGCGAGCTGGGCCGAAGCCGCGGATTCGACGGTGGTGGGCTACGGCGGATATGCCTCGGCCGAGAACAGCGTGGCCCTTGGTGCAGGCTCGGTGGCGGACCGTGCCGACAGCGTGTCGGTCGGATCAGCCGGCGGCGAGCGCCAGATCACCAACGTCGCGGCCGGCACCGAGGGCACCGACGCGGTGAACGTGGAGCAGCTGACGGACGCCATCGCGGCCGTGGACACCGAGGGCAATCGCTTCTTCGATGCCTCTGCGGGCGTGGATGAGGCCGGTGTCGGAGCGTCCGCGGATGGCGAGTACGCCACCGCCGGCGGCGAACTGGCAAGCGCGTCCGGTGACCTGTCGGTGGCCATGGGCGCCCTCAGCGATGCCTCCGGATGGGGGGCGACCGCGGTCGGCGTCGAAAGCGTCGCCTCGGGTGAACTGGCCGCCGCGTTCGGCGGGGCCGCGGAAGCCTTCGGCGACTTCTCCACCGCCCTTGGCGGCTTCTCCACCGCGGCGGGCTACAACAGCACGGCGCTGGGCAATTTCGCAACGGCAACGGCTGACAACAGCGTCGCCCTGGGTGCCGACTCGGTGGCCGATCGCGACAACACGGTGTCGGTCGGTTCGGAGGGCAGCGAGCGCCAGATCACCAACGTCGCCGCCGGGACCGAGGGCACCGATGCGGTGAACCTCGGCCAGCTCGAAGAAGCGACCGCCTACAACCAGTACTTCCGCGCCACCGGCGAGGGCGAGGCCTGGGCGGTGGGCGAGGACGCCACGGCGGCAGGTTCCAATGCGTGGGCCGGCGGCGATTACAGCACCGCGGTCGGCTCCACGGCGGAAGCGTGGATGGAGGGCGCTTCGGCCTTCGGCAGCGGTGCGTTCGCGCTGGAAGAAAACGCAACCGCGCTGGGCTTCAACACCGTGGCGGGGGGCATCGATGCGGTGGCCCTGGGCTCGTATGCCGAGGCTTACGGCGAGCAGAGCATTGCGCTTGGCTCGCAGGCCTATGCGGCTGAAACCGGTGCCAGCGCCATCGGTGCGGGCGCGGTGGCAGAGGGTGCATACAGCACTGCGACCGGCAGCGAGGCAAGCGCGTCCGGCCTGCAGGGCACGGCAACCGGCTTCCGGAGCGAGGCGTCGGGCGACGGCTCGGCCGCGTACGGCGGCTACAGCGTGGCGCAGGGCTTTGGCGCCTCGGCGCTGGGCTACGGGGCCAATGCCCTGGCCGATGGCGCCACCGCGGTTGGCTTTGCCGCCGATGCGAGCGGTGAATCTTCGGTGGCGGTCGGCGAGGCGGCCATCGCGAGCGGCTTCAACTCGGTCGCGGTGGGCGGCGCCAGCTTCTTTGGCCTGCTGCCGACCGAAGCCACCGGCGACTATGCAACCGCCGTGGGCGCCGGGTCATGGGCGCCCGGGGCCAACGGTACCGCCCTGGGCTCGCTGTCCATGGCCACCGGCGTCGACTCGCTGGCCGTGGGTGCGGATGCGTTCGCCTCGGCGGAGGGTGCGGTGGCGCTGGGCGTGGGCTCCGAGGCCGATCGCGACTACAGCGTGTCGGTGGGGTCGGCCGGCAACGAGCGGCAGATCACCAACGTGGCCGCTGGCACTGAAGCCACCGACGCGGTGAACCTGGGCCAGCTGGAGGCGGTGACCGGCGATACCCACTACTTCGCCGCCAGCGGCGAGGGCCAGGCGTGGGCCACCGGCGACGATGCGACGGCCTCCGGTTCGGACGCCTTCGCGGAAGGCGACTTCAGCACCGCCACCGGTGCCACGAGCTTCGCGGTGGGCCAGGGCGCGTCGGCGTTCGGCAGCGGCGCGCAGGCTTGGGGCCAGTATGCGACCGCCTCCGGCTACAACGCCGTGGCCGAGGGCGATTCCTCGACCGCGGTTGGCGGCTGGCTGTACTACGAGGATCCGGCCACCGGTGAGGTCCTGCTCGACCAGACCACCACCGCGCTGGAGGCGGGTGCCTCGGCGTTTGGCGCTGGCGCGCAGGCGCTGGGGGCGTTCAGCACCGCCACCGGTGCCGCATCGACCGCCGAAGGCCTGCAGGCCACGGCCACCGGCTACAGCAGCACCGCCAGCGGCCTGGCGTCCACCGCCAACGGCGGCTTCAGCGAGGCGACCGGCGAGTTCTCCACCGCCCTGGGCTACGGGGCCGTGGCGAGCAACACCCGCACCACGGCGGTCGGCATCTCCGCCGAGGCCAGTGGCCTGAACGCCACCGCGGTGGGCAATACCGCAACCGCCAGCGGCAGCGCGGGGGTGGCGGTTGGAAGCAGCTCCAGCGCCAGCGGCGTCAACGGCACCGCGGTGGGCGGCACGGCCTGGGCCACGGGCGAGGACGCGACCGCGCTGGGCCAGTTCGCCTGGGCCACCCGGGCCGGCGCCACCGCGCTTGGCCAGGACACGTTCGCATATGCGGACGGGGCCACTGCGGTTGGCGCCAGCGCCTGGAGCAACGGCGTCAACAGCGTGGCGCTGGGTTCCGGCTCGCGAGCCAGCGCCGACAACGTGGTGTCCGTGGGCAACGGCACCGGGAACAGCGGCTTCCCGGCGACGCGCCGGATCGTGAACGTCTCCGACGGCGTGGATGACAACGACGCGGTGAACGTGGGCCAGATGGGCGAGTTCGTCGCCGAGGCCAATCGCCACTTCCAGGCGACGGGCGAGGCGGATGCCTATGCGCTCGGCGAAGAGTCCACGGCCGCTGGCGCCAACGCGTACGCGGAAGCGGACTACTCGACCGCGGTCGGCTCGGCCAGCAGCGCGTTCGAGCTCGGTGCCTCCGCCTTTGGCAGCGGGGCGCTGGCTGGCCAGCAGCAGGCCACCGCGGTCGGCTTCAACGCCTCTGCGGCGGGAAGCAACAGCTCGGCCTTCGGCGCCGGGGCGGACGCCTATGGCGACGCCAGCACCGCCGTGGGAGGCCAGGGCGAGGCCTTCGACGAGTTCGGCTGGCCGATCGAGGATTCCGAAGGCAATCCGGTGCTGGTGGCTGCAACGGCCGCCGACCGGGGAACGGCCGTAGGCGCCGGCGCCCAGTCGACCGGGACCGGTTCGGCGTCCCTGGGCTACGGTGCCCGGGCCGAGGGCGAGTTCAGCCTGGCCGGCGGACACAAGGCGCATGCCCAGGGCGGCTACACCGTATCGCTCGGCGACAACAGCCGTGCCAACGGCGACCAGAGCACGGCCACCGGCTCGTACGCGTGGGCCACGGAGTCCGGTTCCACCGCCCTGGGCAGCTTCGCCTGGGCCACCGGCGAAGAAGCCACCGCCGTCGGTGTGGATTCCTACGCCACCGGGCGTCGCTCGGTGTCCATCGGCTCGGGGAGCTGGTCGCCCGGGGTCAGCTCGGTCGCCGTGGGCCGCGGCGCGTTCGGCTACGACGACTACACCGTCGCCGTTGGCCACCAGGCGCTTGGCAATGACATCCACGCGATTGCCGTGGGCACCAACTCGCTGGCCAACGCGGAAAGCGCCATCGCCATCGGCGCTGGCGCCACCGTGGCGGCGACGGCCCCCAATTCGGTGGCGCTGGGCTCAGGCTCGGTCGCCGAGCGGGAGCGGACCCTGTCCGTGGGTTCAGTCGGAAATGAGCGCCAGATCACCAACGTGGCGGCCGGTACCCAGGACACCGATGCGGTCAACCTCGGCCAGCTCAACGCGGTCGCAGACGGCGTCACCGCACTGGCCGACAGCGCGGTGGTGTACGACGACGACAGCCGCGGCGCCATCACCCTGGCCGGTGAAGAAGGCACTCTGGTGACCAACCTGGCCGATGGCGAGGTCAGTGCGGAGAGCACGGACGCGGTCACCGGCAGCCAGCTGTTCGAGACCAACGAGCGCGTGGGCGTGGTGGAAGGCCGGGTGGACGACCTGGACGTGCGAATCGGCGACGTCGAGGGCATGGCCTCCAACGCCATCTCCTACGACGACGATTCCCGCGCGGTCGCGACCCTTGATGGCGAAGGCGGTACCCGCCTGACCAACCTCGCCCCGGGCCTGATCCGCAACGGCAGCTCCGACGCGGTCACCGGTGGCCAGGTCTTCGCCTCGATGGGGACGATTGCCACGGCGCTGGGCGGCGGCACGGTGGTCGATGCCAATGGCCGGCTGATCGGCACGGTGTACTCGGTGCAGGGCAATTACTACGGCAACGTTGGCGAGGCGCTGGCAGCGCTCGACACCCACCTGGAAGGGTTCGGCAACCGCCTGTCCGGCGTCGAGGCGATCGTCCGCAGCGCCCAGGGGCCGGGCAACGGCCGCGTGGCCGTGGGGGGGGCGGGTCGCGCCCAGCTGGGTGCCGAGGACATCAACGCCATCGCCGCGGGTGACGACGCCTATGCGCACGGACCCAACGACATCGCGATCGGCGGCAACGCCAAGGTCAATGCCGACGGCAGCACCGCGGTGGGCAGCAACGCCACGATCACTGCGGACGCCACCAATGCGGTGGCCATCGGCGAGGGCACCAGCGTCAGCGCCGCCTCCGGGACCGCCGTCGGCCAAGGGGCCTCGGTGACAGCGGAAGGTGCGGTGGCGCTTGGCCAGGGTTCGGTGGCCGACCGTGCCAACACGGTGTCGGTGGGCGCCGAGGGCAGTGAGCGGCAGATCGTGAACGTGGCGGCGGGCACCGCGGATACCGACGCGGCCAACGTGGGCCAGGTCAACGCCGCGGCGGCGCAGTCGCGCAGCTACACCGATACCGTTGCCACGCAGACGCTTTCGTCCGCCAACGCCTACACCGACCAGCAGTTCGCGGTGTGGAACGACAACTTCGAAGCCTTCCGTGGCGACGTCGAGCGCAGGTTCCATGACGTCGACCGCCGCCTGGACCGCCAGGGCGCAATGAGCGCGGCAATGCTGAACATGGCCACCAGCGCCGCCGGCATCCGCACCCAGAACCGCATCGGCGTGGGCGTGGGCTTCCAGAGTGGCGAGAGCGCGCTGTCGGTGGGTTACCAGCGTGCGATCAGTGAGCGCGCCACGATCACCTTCGGCGGTGCCTTCAGCGGTGATGAAAGCTCGGTGGGTATCGGCGCGGGCTTTGGATGGTGA
- a CDS encoding ESPR-type extended signal peptide-containing protein yields MNRIHRKVWNSTLGQLVVASEFATGDSAGAASQGAAGGLRRRLPVLAICALLFGAVPALSFAQSVEVGGNETCVTLTPGLLDECAVAGSASATGTDAIAIGAWSVASGEQAVALGAFAEAAGESSIAIGDGAQAAGIGSTATGGYAAAEGAYSSATGFESAASGLQATANGFRSEASGDGSAAFGSYSTATAFGSTALGYGSEATWDSATAVGFGAWADNFDATAIGAGSVASGDNSVAVGGTFWGLIPTVASGDYSTAVGGAASASGFNSTALGNFASATAGNSVALGSDSVADREDSVSVGSAGAERQITNVADGTEATDAANLGQLEEATAYNQYFRATGEGEAWADGDESTASGSNAIAGGDYSTATGSGTWADGQGASAHGSGAQAWGDYATASGYNALAEGDSSTAVGGTLFYQDPNTGEVMLDATTTASEVGASAFGAGAQAGGAFSTATGAAASAQGLQSTSVGYSSSVDTDYGTAVGAFSAATGTYGTAVGYGSEATGAYGLAVGGIADYGDLLIGFPGLILQSTEASGVASTALGNGAWATALGATSVGTLAEATGVQSTALGALATAAADGASAYGSGSWAEGVDSTAIGFFSHAEAAGSVALGVDSVADRENTVSVGSAGNERQIANVADGTEATDAVNLGQLEAVTSDTHYFAATGDGEAFATG; encoded by the coding sequence ATGAATCGGATCCATCGCAAGGTCTGGAACAGCACGTTGGGGCAACTGGTCGTGGCTTCCGAGTTCGCCACCGGCGACAGCGCGGGCGCTGCATCGCAGGGCGCTGCAGGCGGGCTGCGTCGACGGCTTCCGGTCCTGGCCATCTGCGCCCTGCTGTTTGGCGCGGTCCCGGCCCTGTCGTTTGCCCAGTCGGTGGAAGTGGGCGGCAATGAGACCTGCGTGACGCTGACCCCGGGGCTGCTTGATGAGTGCGCGGTCGCGGGCTCGGCCAGCGCCACGGGAACGGACGCGATCGCCATTGGCGCCTGGTCGGTGGCGAGCGGCGAGCAGGCGGTGGCACTTGGCGCATTTGCCGAAGCGGCAGGCGAGTCGAGCATCGCGATCGGCGACGGCGCCCAGGCCGCCGGGATCGGCTCGACGGCGACTGGTGGCTATGCCGCCGCCGAAGGCGCCTACAGCAGCGCCACCGGATTCGAGTCGGCGGCGTCGGGCCTGCAGGCGACGGCCAACGGATTCCGCAGCGAAGCCTCGGGTGACGGTTCGGCGGCCTTTGGCAGCTATTCCACCGCGACGGCATTTGGCAGCACCGCGCTGGGCTACGGCTCGGAAGCCACCTGGGACAGCGCCACTGCCGTGGGCTTTGGCGCCTGGGCCGACAATTTTGATGCCACTGCGATTGGCGCGGGCTCCGTGGCCAGCGGCGACAACTCGGTGGCCGTGGGCGGTACGTTCTGGGGCCTGATCCCGACCGTGGCTTCGGGCGATTACTCCACGGCGGTGGGCGGCGCGGCATCCGCCAGCGGGTTCAACTCCACGGCGCTGGGCAACTTTGCCTCGGCCACGGCAGGCAACAGCGTCGCCCTGGGCTCGGACTCGGTGGCCGACCGCGAGGACTCGGTGTCGGTGGGCTCGGCGGGCGCCGAGCGGCAGATCACCAACGTGGCGGACGGCACGGAAGCCACGGACGCGGCGAACCTGGGCCAGCTGGAGGAAGCGACGGCCTACAACCAGTACTTCCGCGCCACCGGCGAGGGCGAGGCCTGGGCCGATGGCGACGAGTCGACGGCCTCGGGCTCCAACGCAATTGCCGGAGGCGACTACAGTACGGCGACCGGTTCGGGCACCTGGGCTGACGGCCAGGGCGCCTCCGCGCATGGCAGCGGCGCGCAGGCCTGGGGCGATTACGCCACGGCCTCGGGCTACAACGCGTTGGCCGAGGGGGATTCCTCGACGGCGGTGGGCGGCACGCTGTTCTACCAGGACCCGAACACGGGCGAAGTGATGCTGGACGCGACGACGACGGCCTCGGAGGTTGGCGCCTCGGCGTTCGGCGCCGGCGCGCAGGCGGGCGGTGCCTTCAGCACCGCCACCGGTGCGGCCGCCTCGGCACAGGGCCTGCAGTCCACGTCGGTGGGCTACAGCAGCTCGGTGGACACCGATTACGGCACCGCGGTGGGCGCGTTCAGCGCGGCCACCGGCACCTACGGCACGGCGGTCGGCTATGGCAGTGAAGCGACCGGCGCCTACGGGCTGGCGGTGGGCGGGATCGCGGACTATGGCGACCTGCTGATCGGTTTCCCGGGCTTGATCCTGCAGTCCACGGAAGCCAGCGGCGTGGCTTCGACCGCGCTGGGCAACGGCGCGTGGGCCACGGCCCTGGGGGCGACCTCGGTGGGCACGCTGGCCGAGGCGACCGGGGTGCAGTCCACGGCGCTGGGCGCGCTGGCCACGGCGGCGGCCGATGGCGCCAGTGCCTATGGCAGCGGCAGCTGGGCGGAGGGCGTGGATTCGACCGCGATCGGCTTCTTCTCCCACGCCGAGGCCGCCGGTTCGGTGGCGCTGGGCGTGGATTCGGTGGCCGACCGTGAGAACACGGTGTCGGTGGGCAGCGCGGGCAACGAGCGCCAGATCGCGAACGTGGCCGACGGCACCGAGGCGACGGATGCGGTGAACCTGGGCCAGCTGGAAGCGGTGACCTCGGACACGCACTACTTCGCCGCCACCGGCGATGGTGAAGCGTTCGCGACGGGCC